A section of the Chelmon rostratus isolate fCheRos1 chromosome 16, fCheRos1.pri, whole genome shotgun sequence genome encodes:
- the phactr4a gene encoding phosphatase and actin regulator 4A isoform X2: protein MAVQSEYMYDEVDLQHSTTRGEEGNSDGGTPPTKRKGKFSKMGKIFKPWKWRKKKPSEKFTETSIALERKISVRKSRQELVARGVLKDIPENESNDVRSSKGPPVKNGHPMPMDVDRVSEAGVRVSRGESDIKANQLRLPQADERRSRAPSDASRTSRAPLDVDSHARLPVDVDRRSRVPSDLDKRGGSLPRGPPQDDRYRREERRDGKDDREDRGRKNREDMERRDWREERERDGGVDRKEDRDFRDRRDWRDDRERRDERTERDNRERKDRDDRERRDRDDRERRDRDDRERRDRDERERRDRDERERRDRDERERRDRDERDRKDRDERERRDRDERERKDRDERERRDRDERERKDRDERERRDRDERERKDRDEREHREHEEREGRDRDERGRRDRDERERRDRGEDRDWRLERERRENRDDRKDDREREDRERKDVRGERDDGDRRDDRDRREDRDRREDRDRWDDWAKRNERERRDETRDEKERREKPEPQRTVDDSRPIVRPASDIDLRPPLQKSSSEDNKRARPASEADKRSTLPRYIPATEFRERSESAGVRFVSDSHPAKDSQQEPPPPKQALLPPKFLTAPSTESNRSPNPSSSSSSSSSSSSSSSSSSSSAPVAVAKPPRTVSLLADDPPRPSLAAPSSADSDAPPPIPPHAKQPPVPPPKPTNRNSNPALLAELSQPGSGIIIVPAPAKRSPPTPPKRMTPVTKRHSVDPSPPSQVPESPTADPTAAPALPPPAVHKGESSEDKTNAAAVPQASTESFPSPPSHIPPSPPRVQSLQPPGTSSSGPVPSVQADPPSPTTEPPSQPPAIPLHILIQRALASPGPAQPNPDGSQRAHSLLFESPPDFLIEGGNNPRHSLPITIEPLRLPEDDDFDMEEEMRKLQPQRIPRHPEMEPRSRRGLVGDPRVSVIHESGGPGDSEESDSDGPILYRDDDDDDDDEEGPPSGLASRVKRKDTLALKLERQEREERADQENHNEMSWHNREQWVALRNKIGTTLNRRLSQRPTAEELEQRNILQAKNETDRRLERCEIKRRLTRKLSQRPTVAELQARKILRFHEYVESTHAHDYDRRADKPWTKLTPADKAAIRKELNEFKSSEMEVHEESRIYTRFHRP, encoded by the exons ACGATGAGGTCGACCtgcaacacagcacaacacgGGGTGAAGAAGGAAACTCTGATGGGGGAACACCTCCAACAAAACGCAAAGGCAAGTTCTCCAAAATGGGAAAGATCTTCAAGCCCTGGAAATGGAGAAAGAAGAAGCCAAGTGAAAAGTTCACTGAAACATCGATAG ccttGGAAAGAAAAATTTCTGTTAGAAAAAGTCGTCAAGAGCTGGTTGCAAGAGGGGTTCTAAAGGATATTCCAGAGAATG AGAGCAATGACGTAAGGTCCTCTAAAGGTCCCCCAGTGAAAAATGGACACCCCATGCCGATGGATGTGGACAGGGTGTCTGAAGCAGGGGTACGAGTGTCTCGAGGGGAATCTGACATCAAGGCGAATCAACTCAGGCTGCCCCAAGCAGATGAACGTCGAAGCAGAGCTCCATCCGATGCTTCCCGAACTAGCCGGGCACCTCTTGACGTGGACTCTCACGCACGGCTTCCTGTGGACGTAGACAGACGAAGCCGCGTACCATCAGATCTTGACAAGAGAGGTGGATCTTTACCCCGAGGACCTCCACAAGATGATAGATACcgcagagaagagaggagagatggcaaAGAtgacagggaggacagaggaaggaaaaacaggGAAGACATGGAAAGAAGGGACTGGCGAGAGGAAAGGGAAAGGGATGGGGGAGTTGACCGAAAGGAAGACAGAGACTTCAGGGATAGGCGAGACTGGAGAGAtgatagagagaggagagatgaaagaacagagagagacaacagggaAAGGAAAGATCGGGACGATAGGGAGCGAAGAGATCGGGACGATAGGGAGCGAAGAGATCGGGACGATAGGGAGCGAAGAGATCGCGACGAGAGAGAGCGAAGAGATCGCGACGAGAGAGAGCGAAGAGATCGCGACGAGAGAGAGCGAAGAGATCGCGACGAGAGGGACCGAAAGGATCGGGACGAGAGGGAGCGCAGAGATCGCGACGAGAGGGAAAGGAAGGATCGGGACGAGAGGGAGCGTAGAGATCGCGACGAGAGGGAAAGGAAGGATCGGGACGAGAGGGAGCGCAGAGATCGCGACGAGAGGGAAAGGAAGGATCGTGACGAGAGGGAGCACAGAGAGCatgaggagagggaagggagagatagggatgagagaggaagaagagataGGGACGAGAGGGAAAGGAGGGACAGGGGAGAAGATAGGGATTGGCGTcttgagagagaaagaagagagaacagagatgacaggaaagatgacagagaaagagaagacagggagaggaaagaCGTGCGAGGAGAAAGAGATGATGGGGATAGGAGAGATGACcgagacaggagagaggataGGGACAGAAGAGAGGATAGGGACAGATGGGATGACTGGGCCAAGAGGAATGAAAGAGAGCGACGAGATGAAACGAGGGatgagaaggagaggagagaaaagccGGAGCCTCAGCGCACTGTGGATGACTCGCGGCCTATCGTCAGGCCTGCCTCTGATATAGACTTGCGGCCTCCTCTACAGAAGAGTTCCTCGGAGGACAACAAGAGGGCTCGCCCAGCCTCAGAGGCCGACAAGAGGAGTACCCTGCCCAGATACATCCCAGCTACAGAGTTCAGAGAACGCTCAG AGTCCGCTGGTGTCCGCTTCGTCTCTGACTCTCATCCAGCAAAAGACTCCCAGCAGGAACCTCCGCCGCCCAAACAGGCTCTGCTCCCCCCTAAATTTCTCACCGCTCCCTCCACTGAGTCCAACCGGAGTCCAaacccctcctcttcttcatcctcctcatcctcctcctcctcctcttcctcctcctcatcctcctctgctcccgTAGCCGTGGCCAAGCCGCCGAGGACAGTCTCCCTACTGGCTGATGACCCGCCTCGACCCTCCCTCGCTGCTCCTTCCTCAGCTGACTCTGACGCGCCACCCCCTATCCCTCCCCACGCCAAGCAGCCCCCTGTCCCTCCACCCAAACCCACCAACCGCAACAGCAACCCTGCACTGCTTG CGGAGCTTTCACAGCCTGGAAGTGGCATCATCATCGTGCCAGCTCCCGCTAAGCGCTCGCCACCGACACCACCAAAGAGGATGACCCCTGTAACCAAGCGCCATTCTGTGGACCCCTCCCCTCCCAGTCAGGTCCCAGAGTCTCCCACTGCTGACCCGACCGCTGCCCCTGCACTGCCGCCCCCTGCTGTCCATAAAGGAGAGAGCAGTGAGGACAAGACAAACGCAGCAGCAGTTCCTCAGGCCTCCACTGAGTCTTTCCCTTCACCACCATCCCACATACCTCCATCCCCTCCCAGGGTCCAGTCGCTGCAGCCGCCAGGCACGTCCTCCTCTGGTCCGGTGCCCAGCGTGCAAGCCGATCCCCCTAGCCCGACCACCGAGCCTCCCAGCCAGCCACCAGCCATTCCCCTGCACATCCTCATCCAGAGAGCCCTGGCCAGCCCCGGCCCAGCTCAGCCAAACCCAGACGGCTCCCAGAGGGCACACTCACTGTTGTTTGAGTCTCCTCCAGATTTCCTCATCGAAGGGGGGAATAACCCGAGGCACTCGCTCCCCATCACCATCGAACCTCTGAGGCT GCCAGAAGACGATGACTTTgacatggaggaggagatgcgGAAGCTTCAGCCTCAGAGGATTCCTCGCCACCCTGAGATGGAGCCCCGCAGCAGGAGGGGTTTGGTGGGGGATCCCAGAGTGAGTGTCATCCACGAGAGTGGAGGCCCCGGGGACAGTGAGGAGTCTGACTCTGACGGCCCCATCCTGTACAGagacgacgacgacgatgatgacgaCGAGGAAGGCCCTCCGA GTGGGCTGGCGAGCCGCGTGAAGAGGAAGGACACGTTAGCCCTGAAGCTGGAGAgacaagagagggaggaaagggctGATCAGGAGAACCACAATGAAATGAGCTGGCACAACAGGGAGCAGTGGGTGGCGCTGAGGAACAAGATCGGCACCACCCTGAACCG GCGGCTGAGTCAGAGACCGACAGCAGAAGAGCTGGAGCAAAGAAACATCCTTCAAG ccAAGAACGAAACGGATCGACGATTAGAGAGATGCGAGATCAAACGGAGGCTCACGAGAAAG CTGTCGCAGAGACCCACAGTGGCTGAACTCCAGGCCAGGAAGATCCTGCGTTTCCACGAGTACGTCGAGTCCACCCATGCTCACGACTACGACCGGCGGGCAGATAAACCGTGGACCAAGCTCACTCCTGCTGACAAG GCTGCCATCCGCAAAGAGCTCAATGAATTCAAGAGTTCAGAGATGGAGGTTCACGAAGAAAGCAGGATCTATACCCG GTTCCACCGGCCTTAG
- the phactr4a gene encoding phosphatase and actin regulator 4A isoform X1: MGQSASSETVAQQPAQHNTDDEVDLQHSTTRGEEGNSDGGTPPTKRKGKFSKMGKIFKPWKWRKKKPSEKFTETSIALERKISVRKSRQELVARGVLKDIPENESNDVRSSKGPPVKNGHPMPMDVDRVSEAGVRVSRGESDIKANQLRLPQADERRSRAPSDASRTSRAPLDVDSHARLPVDVDRRSRVPSDLDKRGGSLPRGPPQDDRYRREERRDGKDDREDRGRKNREDMERRDWREERERDGGVDRKEDRDFRDRRDWRDDRERRDERTERDNRERKDRDDRERRDRDDRERRDRDDRERRDRDERERRDRDERERRDRDERERRDRDERDRKDRDERERRDRDERERKDRDERERRDRDERERKDRDERERRDRDERERKDRDEREHREHEEREGRDRDERGRRDRDERERRDRGEDRDWRLERERRENRDDRKDDREREDRERKDVRGERDDGDRRDDRDRREDRDRREDRDRWDDWAKRNERERRDETRDEKERREKPEPQRTVDDSRPIVRPASDIDLRPPLQKSSSEDNKRARPASEADKRSTLPRYIPATEFRERSESAGVRFVSDSHPAKDSQQEPPPPKQALLPPKFLTAPSTESNRSPNPSSSSSSSSSSSSSSSSSSSSAPVAVAKPPRTVSLLADDPPRPSLAAPSSADSDAPPPIPPHAKQPPVPPPKPTNRNSNPALLAELSQPGSGIIIVPAPAKRSPPTPPKRMTPVTKRHSVDPSPPSQVPESPTADPTAAPALPPPAVHKGESSEDKTNAAAVPQASTESFPSPPSHIPPSPPRVQSLQPPGTSSSGPVPSVQADPPSPTTEPPSQPPAIPLHILIQRALASPGPAQPNPDGSQRAHSLLFESPPDFLIEGGNNPRHSLPITIEPLRLPEDDDFDMEEEMRKLQPQRIPRHPEMEPRSRRGLVGDPRVSVIHESGGPGDSEESDSDGPILYRDDDDDDDDEEGPPSGLASRVKRKDTLALKLERQEREERADQENHNEMSWHNREQWVALRNKIGTTLNRRLSQRPTAEELEQRNILQAKNETDRRLERCEIKRRLTRKLSQRPTVAELQARKILRFHEYVESTHAHDYDRRADKPWTKLTPADKAAIRKELNEFKSSEMEVHEESRIYTRFHRP, encoded by the exons ACGATGAGGTCGACCtgcaacacagcacaacacgGGGTGAAGAAGGAAACTCTGATGGGGGAACACCTCCAACAAAACGCAAAGGCAAGTTCTCCAAAATGGGAAAGATCTTCAAGCCCTGGAAATGGAGAAAGAAGAAGCCAAGTGAAAAGTTCACTGAAACATCGATAG ccttGGAAAGAAAAATTTCTGTTAGAAAAAGTCGTCAAGAGCTGGTTGCAAGAGGGGTTCTAAAGGATATTCCAGAGAATG AGAGCAATGACGTAAGGTCCTCTAAAGGTCCCCCAGTGAAAAATGGACACCCCATGCCGATGGATGTGGACAGGGTGTCTGAAGCAGGGGTACGAGTGTCTCGAGGGGAATCTGACATCAAGGCGAATCAACTCAGGCTGCCCCAAGCAGATGAACGTCGAAGCAGAGCTCCATCCGATGCTTCCCGAACTAGCCGGGCACCTCTTGACGTGGACTCTCACGCACGGCTTCCTGTGGACGTAGACAGACGAAGCCGCGTACCATCAGATCTTGACAAGAGAGGTGGATCTTTACCCCGAGGACCTCCACAAGATGATAGATACcgcagagaagagaggagagatggcaaAGAtgacagggaggacagaggaaggaaaaacaggGAAGACATGGAAAGAAGGGACTGGCGAGAGGAAAGGGAAAGGGATGGGGGAGTTGACCGAAAGGAAGACAGAGACTTCAGGGATAGGCGAGACTGGAGAGAtgatagagagaggagagatgaaagaacagagagagacaacagggaAAGGAAAGATCGGGACGATAGGGAGCGAAGAGATCGGGACGATAGGGAGCGAAGAGATCGGGACGATAGGGAGCGAAGAGATCGCGACGAGAGAGAGCGAAGAGATCGCGACGAGAGAGAGCGAAGAGATCGCGACGAGAGAGAGCGAAGAGATCGCGACGAGAGGGACCGAAAGGATCGGGACGAGAGGGAGCGCAGAGATCGCGACGAGAGGGAAAGGAAGGATCGGGACGAGAGGGAGCGTAGAGATCGCGACGAGAGGGAAAGGAAGGATCGGGACGAGAGGGAGCGCAGAGATCGCGACGAGAGGGAAAGGAAGGATCGTGACGAGAGGGAGCACAGAGAGCatgaggagagggaagggagagatagggatgagagaggaagaagagataGGGACGAGAGGGAAAGGAGGGACAGGGGAGAAGATAGGGATTGGCGTcttgagagagaaagaagagagaacagagatgacaggaaagatgacagagaaagagaagacagggagaggaaagaCGTGCGAGGAGAAAGAGATGATGGGGATAGGAGAGATGACcgagacaggagagaggataGGGACAGAAGAGAGGATAGGGACAGATGGGATGACTGGGCCAAGAGGAATGAAAGAGAGCGACGAGATGAAACGAGGGatgagaaggagaggagagaaaagccGGAGCCTCAGCGCACTGTGGATGACTCGCGGCCTATCGTCAGGCCTGCCTCTGATATAGACTTGCGGCCTCCTCTACAGAAGAGTTCCTCGGAGGACAACAAGAGGGCTCGCCCAGCCTCAGAGGCCGACAAGAGGAGTACCCTGCCCAGATACATCCCAGCTACAGAGTTCAGAGAACGCTCAG AGTCCGCTGGTGTCCGCTTCGTCTCTGACTCTCATCCAGCAAAAGACTCCCAGCAGGAACCTCCGCCGCCCAAACAGGCTCTGCTCCCCCCTAAATTTCTCACCGCTCCCTCCACTGAGTCCAACCGGAGTCCAaacccctcctcttcttcatcctcctcatcctcctcctcctcctcttcctcctcctcatcctcctctgctcccgTAGCCGTGGCCAAGCCGCCGAGGACAGTCTCCCTACTGGCTGATGACCCGCCTCGACCCTCCCTCGCTGCTCCTTCCTCAGCTGACTCTGACGCGCCACCCCCTATCCCTCCCCACGCCAAGCAGCCCCCTGTCCCTCCACCCAAACCCACCAACCGCAACAGCAACCCTGCACTGCTTG CGGAGCTTTCACAGCCTGGAAGTGGCATCATCATCGTGCCAGCTCCCGCTAAGCGCTCGCCACCGACACCACCAAAGAGGATGACCCCTGTAACCAAGCGCCATTCTGTGGACCCCTCCCCTCCCAGTCAGGTCCCAGAGTCTCCCACTGCTGACCCGACCGCTGCCCCTGCACTGCCGCCCCCTGCTGTCCATAAAGGAGAGAGCAGTGAGGACAAGACAAACGCAGCAGCAGTTCCTCAGGCCTCCACTGAGTCTTTCCCTTCACCACCATCCCACATACCTCCATCCCCTCCCAGGGTCCAGTCGCTGCAGCCGCCAGGCACGTCCTCCTCTGGTCCGGTGCCCAGCGTGCAAGCCGATCCCCCTAGCCCGACCACCGAGCCTCCCAGCCAGCCACCAGCCATTCCCCTGCACATCCTCATCCAGAGAGCCCTGGCCAGCCCCGGCCCAGCTCAGCCAAACCCAGACGGCTCCCAGAGGGCACACTCACTGTTGTTTGAGTCTCCTCCAGATTTCCTCATCGAAGGGGGGAATAACCCGAGGCACTCGCTCCCCATCACCATCGAACCTCTGAGGCT GCCAGAAGACGATGACTTTgacatggaggaggagatgcgGAAGCTTCAGCCTCAGAGGATTCCTCGCCACCCTGAGATGGAGCCCCGCAGCAGGAGGGGTTTGGTGGGGGATCCCAGAGTGAGTGTCATCCACGAGAGTGGAGGCCCCGGGGACAGTGAGGAGTCTGACTCTGACGGCCCCATCCTGTACAGagacgacgacgacgatgatgacgaCGAGGAAGGCCCTCCGA GTGGGCTGGCGAGCCGCGTGAAGAGGAAGGACACGTTAGCCCTGAAGCTGGAGAgacaagagagggaggaaagggctGATCAGGAGAACCACAATGAAATGAGCTGGCACAACAGGGAGCAGTGGGTGGCGCTGAGGAACAAGATCGGCACCACCCTGAACCG GCGGCTGAGTCAGAGACCGACAGCAGAAGAGCTGGAGCAAAGAAACATCCTTCAAG ccAAGAACGAAACGGATCGACGATTAGAGAGATGCGAGATCAAACGGAGGCTCACGAGAAAG CTGTCGCAGAGACCCACAGTGGCTGAACTCCAGGCCAGGAAGATCCTGCGTTTCCACGAGTACGTCGAGTCCACCCATGCTCACGACTACGACCGGCGGGCAGATAAACCGTGGACCAAGCTCACTCCTGCTGACAAG GCTGCCATCCGCAAAGAGCTCAATGAATTCAAGAGTTCAGAGATGGAGGTTCACGAAGAAAGCAGGATCTATACCCG GTTCCACCGGCCTTAG
- the phactr4a gene encoding phosphatase and actin regulator 4A isoform X3, whose amino-acid sequence MENHDDEVDLQHSTTRGEEGNSDGGTPPTKRKGKFSKMGKIFKPWKWRKKKPSEKFTETSIALERKISVRKSRQELVARGVLKDIPENESNDVRSSKGPPVKNGHPMPMDVDRVSEAGVRVSRGESDIKANQLRLPQADERRSRAPSDASRTSRAPLDVDSHARLPVDVDRRSRVPSDLDKRGGSLPRGPPQDDRYRREERRDGKDDREDRGRKNREDMERRDWREERERDGGVDRKEDRDFRDRRDWRDDRERRDERTERDNRERKDRDDRERRDRDDRERRDRDDRERRDRDERERRDRDERERRDRDERERRDRDERDRKDRDERERRDRDERERKDRDERERRDRDERERKDRDERERRDRDERERKDRDEREHREHEEREGRDRDERGRRDRDERERRDRGEDRDWRLERERRENRDDRKDDREREDRERKDVRGERDDGDRRDDRDRREDRDRREDRDRWDDWAKRNERERRDETRDEKERREKPEPQRTVDDSRPIVRPASDIDLRPPLQKSSSEDNKRARPASEADKRSTLPRYIPATEFRERSESAGVRFVSDSHPAKDSQQEPPPPKQALLPPKFLTAPSTESNRSPNPSSSSSSSSSSSSSSSSSSSSAPVAVAKPPRTVSLLADDPPRPSLAAPSSADSDAPPPIPPHAKQPPVPPPKPTNRNSNPALLAELSQPGSGIIIVPAPAKRSPPTPPKRMTPVTKRHSVDPSPPSQVPESPTADPTAAPALPPPAVHKGESSEDKTNAAAVPQASTESFPSPPSHIPPSPPRVQSLQPPGTSSSGPVPSVQADPPSPTTEPPSQPPAIPLHILIQRALASPGPAQPNPDGSQRAHSLLFESPPDFLIEGGNNPRHSLPITIEPLRLPEDDDFDMEEEMRKLQPQRIPRHPEMEPRSRRGLVGDPRVSVIHESGGPGDSEESDSDGPILYRDDDDDDDDEEGPPSGLASRVKRKDTLALKLERQEREERADQENHNEMSWHNREQWVALRNKIGTTLNRRLSQRPTAEELEQRNILQAKNETDRRLERCEIKRRLTRKLSQRPTVAELQARKILRFHEYVESTHAHDYDRRADKPWTKLTPADKAAIRKELNEFKSSEMEVHEESRIYTRFHRP is encoded by the exons ACGATGAGGTCGACCtgcaacacagcacaacacgGGGTGAAGAAGGAAACTCTGATGGGGGAACACCTCCAACAAAACGCAAAGGCAAGTTCTCCAAAATGGGAAAGATCTTCAAGCCCTGGAAATGGAGAAAGAAGAAGCCAAGTGAAAAGTTCACTGAAACATCGATAG ccttGGAAAGAAAAATTTCTGTTAGAAAAAGTCGTCAAGAGCTGGTTGCAAGAGGGGTTCTAAAGGATATTCCAGAGAATG AGAGCAATGACGTAAGGTCCTCTAAAGGTCCCCCAGTGAAAAATGGACACCCCATGCCGATGGATGTGGACAGGGTGTCTGAAGCAGGGGTACGAGTGTCTCGAGGGGAATCTGACATCAAGGCGAATCAACTCAGGCTGCCCCAAGCAGATGAACGTCGAAGCAGAGCTCCATCCGATGCTTCCCGAACTAGCCGGGCACCTCTTGACGTGGACTCTCACGCACGGCTTCCTGTGGACGTAGACAGACGAAGCCGCGTACCATCAGATCTTGACAAGAGAGGTGGATCTTTACCCCGAGGACCTCCACAAGATGATAGATACcgcagagaagagaggagagatggcaaAGAtgacagggaggacagaggaaggaaaaacaggGAAGACATGGAAAGAAGGGACTGGCGAGAGGAAAGGGAAAGGGATGGGGGAGTTGACCGAAAGGAAGACAGAGACTTCAGGGATAGGCGAGACTGGAGAGAtgatagagagaggagagatgaaagaacagagagagacaacagggaAAGGAAAGATCGGGACGATAGGGAGCGAAGAGATCGGGACGATAGGGAGCGAAGAGATCGGGACGATAGGGAGCGAAGAGATCGCGACGAGAGAGAGCGAAGAGATCGCGACGAGAGAGAGCGAAGAGATCGCGACGAGAGAGAGCGAAGAGATCGCGACGAGAGGGACCGAAAGGATCGGGACGAGAGGGAGCGCAGAGATCGCGACGAGAGGGAAAGGAAGGATCGGGACGAGAGGGAGCGTAGAGATCGCGACGAGAGGGAAAGGAAGGATCGGGACGAGAGGGAGCGCAGAGATCGCGACGAGAGGGAAAGGAAGGATCGTGACGAGAGGGAGCACAGAGAGCatgaggagagggaagggagagatagggatgagagaggaagaagagataGGGACGAGAGGGAAAGGAGGGACAGGGGAGAAGATAGGGATTGGCGTcttgagagagaaagaagagagaacagagatgacaggaaagatgacagagaaagagaagacagggagaggaaagaCGTGCGAGGAGAAAGAGATGATGGGGATAGGAGAGATGACcgagacaggagagaggataGGGACAGAAGAGAGGATAGGGACAGATGGGATGACTGGGCCAAGAGGAATGAAAGAGAGCGACGAGATGAAACGAGGGatgagaaggagaggagagaaaagccGGAGCCTCAGCGCACTGTGGATGACTCGCGGCCTATCGTCAGGCCTGCCTCTGATATAGACTTGCGGCCTCCTCTACAGAAGAGTTCCTCGGAGGACAACAAGAGGGCTCGCCCAGCCTCAGAGGCCGACAAGAGGAGTACCCTGCCCAGATACATCCCAGCTACAGAGTTCAGAGAACGCTCAG AGTCCGCTGGTGTCCGCTTCGTCTCTGACTCTCATCCAGCAAAAGACTCCCAGCAGGAACCTCCGCCGCCCAAACAGGCTCTGCTCCCCCCTAAATTTCTCACCGCTCCCTCCACTGAGTCCAACCGGAGTCCAaacccctcctcttcttcatcctcctcatcctcctcctcctcctcttcctcctcctcatcctcctctgctcccgTAGCCGTGGCCAAGCCGCCGAGGACAGTCTCCCTACTGGCTGATGACCCGCCTCGACCCTCCCTCGCTGCTCCTTCCTCAGCTGACTCTGACGCGCCACCCCCTATCCCTCCCCACGCCAAGCAGCCCCCTGTCCCTCCACCCAAACCCACCAACCGCAACAGCAACCCTGCACTGCTTG CGGAGCTTTCACAGCCTGGAAGTGGCATCATCATCGTGCCAGCTCCCGCTAAGCGCTCGCCACCGACACCACCAAAGAGGATGACCCCTGTAACCAAGCGCCATTCTGTGGACCCCTCCCCTCCCAGTCAGGTCCCAGAGTCTCCCACTGCTGACCCGACCGCTGCCCCTGCACTGCCGCCCCCTGCTGTCCATAAAGGAGAGAGCAGTGAGGACAAGACAAACGCAGCAGCAGTTCCTCAGGCCTCCACTGAGTCTTTCCCTTCACCACCATCCCACATACCTCCATCCCCTCCCAGGGTCCAGTCGCTGCAGCCGCCAGGCACGTCCTCCTCTGGTCCGGTGCCCAGCGTGCAAGCCGATCCCCCTAGCCCGACCACCGAGCCTCCCAGCCAGCCACCAGCCATTCCCCTGCACATCCTCATCCAGAGAGCCCTGGCCAGCCCCGGCCCAGCTCAGCCAAACCCAGACGGCTCCCAGAGGGCACACTCACTGTTGTTTGAGTCTCCTCCAGATTTCCTCATCGAAGGGGGGAATAACCCGAGGCACTCGCTCCCCATCACCATCGAACCTCTGAGGCT GCCAGAAGACGATGACTTTgacatggaggaggagatgcgGAAGCTTCAGCCTCAGAGGATTCCTCGCCACCCTGAGATGGAGCCCCGCAGCAGGAGGGGTTTGGTGGGGGATCCCAGAGTGAGTGTCATCCACGAGAGTGGAGGCCCCGGGGACAGTGAGGAGTCTGACTCTGACGGCCCCATCCTGTACAGagacgacgacgacgatgatgacgaCGAGGAAGGCCCTCCGA GTGGGCTGGCGAGCCGCGTGAAGAGGAAGGACACGTTAGCCCTGAAGCTGGAGAgacaagagagggaggaaagggctGATCAGGAGAACCACAATGAAATGAGCTGGCACAACAGGGAGCAGTGGGTGGCGCTGAGGAACAAGATCGGCACCACCCTGAACCG GCGGCTGAGTCAGAGACCGACAGCAGAAGAGCTGGAGCAAAGAAACATCCTTCAAG ccAAGAACGAAACGGATCGACGATTAGAGAGATGCGAGATCAAACGGAGGCTCACGAGAAAG CTGTCGCAGAGACCCACAGTGGCTGAACTCCAGGCCAGGAAGATCCTGCGTTTCCACGAGTACGTCGAGTCCACCCATGCTCACGACTACGACCGGCGGGCAGATAAACCGTGGACCAAGCTCACTCCTGCTGACAAG GCTGCCATCCGCAAAGAGCTCAATGAATTCAAGAGTTCAGAGATGGAGGTTCACGAAGAAAGCAGGATCTATACCCG GTTCCACCGGCCTTAG